The Nitrospira sp. KM1 genome includes a window with the following:
- a CDS encoding sugar phosphate nucleotidyltransferase, with protein sequence MKGVVLAGGLGTRLLPLTKVTNKHLLPVYDRPMIYYPIQALANAGIEEIMLVTGGNSAGDFLKLLGNGKEFRLKRLNYTYQEGEGGIADALRLAEHFADGEPVCVILGDNIIEGNIASAAEAFRKQSHGAKILLKEVKDPQRFGVPILEGDRVLKIEEKPANPRSSFAVTGMYFYDARVFDIIKTLKPSGRGELEITDVNNAYIASGTLTWDVLEGWWTDAGTIESLHLANQLVSRTGANKKE encoded by the coding sequence ATGAAAGGTGTCGTACTTGCCGGCGGCCTTGGAACGAGGCTGCTCCCACTCACGAAAGTCACGAACAAGCATCTTCTTCCGGTCTACGACCGGCCGATGATTTACTATCCCATTCAAGCCCTGGCCAACGCCGGCATCGAGGAAATCATGCTGGTCACCGGAGGCAACAGCGCAGGGGATTTCCTGAAACTGCTGGGCAATGGAAAGGAATTCCGGCTCAAACGGCTGAACTATACCTATCAGGAGGGCGAGGGAGGCATCGCCGATGCGCTGCGATTGGCGGAACACTTTGCAGACGGTGAGCCCGTCTGCGTCATACTCGGAGACAATATCATCGAAGGCAATATTGCCTCGGCCGCCGAAGCGTTTCGCAAGCAGAGCCATGGGGCGAAAATTCTGCTCAAGGAAGTCAAGGACCCGCAGCGATTCGGTGTGCCGATTCTGGAAGGCGATCGCGTCCTCAAGATTGAGGAGAAGCCGGCGAACCCCCGGTCCTCCTTTGCCGTGACGGGCATGTATTTCTATGATGCGCGCGTATTCGACATTATCAAGACCCTCAAGCCCTCCGGACGAGGCGAGCTTGAGATCACGGATGTCAACAATGCGTACATCGCATCCGGAACGTTGACCTGGGACGTGCTTGAGGGATGGTGGACGGACGCAGGAACCATCGAGTCACTTCATCTTGCCAACCAGCTGGTCAGTCGAACGGGTGCCAATAAGAAAGAGTGA
- a CDS encoding HAD family hydrolase: MVRRKSAATNAKRAGKTTAALRKIRLFATDVDGVLTDAGMYYAEDGNEWKKFNTRDGMGIKLLQRAGLITAIVTQERTKLVARRGEKLAIPEVHQGVFDKLALVQDMAGRHGLRLEEVAYIGDDVNDLETLKAVGFSASPADGMPQTLEAVDYICAKKGGEGAVREVIDMILHAQSKSDPSSQREGI, translated from the coding sequence ATGGTCAGACGAAAAAGTGCCGCCACTAATGCAAAGAGGGCTGGGAAGACGACCGCAGCACTCAGGAAAATACGATTGTTCGCCACGGATGTCGATGGAGTGCTGACGGATGCCGGTATGTACTATGCTGAAGACGGAAACGAGTGGAAGAAGTTCAATACTAGGGACGGAATGGGCATCAAGTTGCTCCAGCGGGCCGGTCTGATCACGGCGATCGTGACCCAGGAGCGGACGAAACTCGTCGCTAGACGAGGAGAAAAACTCGCCATTCCAGAAGTGCACCAGGGGGTCTTCGACAAGCTCGCCCTGGTACAGGACATGGCCGGACGGCATGGATTAAGGCTGGAAGAGGTCGCGTATATCGGAGACGACGTCAACGACCTTGAAACCTTGAAAGCGGTCGGGTTTTCTGCCTCTCCCGCGGATGGGATGCCCCAGACTCTCGAAGCCGTCGATTATATCTGCGCAAAGAAAGGCGGCGAGGGGGCTGTGCGGGAGGTGATCGACATGATTCTCCACGCTCAGTCGAAAAGCGATCCCTCTTCGCAAAGAGAAGGAATATGA
- a CDS encoding mannose-1-phosphate guanylyltransferase/mannose-6-phosphate isomerase, whose product MRQSVYPVIMAGGSGTRFWPLSRHLFPKQLLRIIGKETLIQQTMRRVVKGAAPERVIISTNSAQADSIRDQLSEWKDAIKDNLVLEPEGRNTAPAIGLVALELVRRDPEAIMLVVPADHIVNGQGAFETAVTAATQLARDGYLVTFGIKPIRPETGYGYIKPRREKVLVRRGGLKGHPVERFVEKPDMAKAVRYVKDGNYYWNSGMFVWRAATVLGEIARYQPALHKGLQWIGQLLAKGSLRTEIEDIYKRLPSVSIDTGVMERSTKAAMVPVTFEWSDVGSWGSLDEVARKDKSDNVISGRVIDIGSERSIIYGDRRVVATIGLTDMVVVDTPDATLVCPKSRAQDVKKVVEVLKQQGAPEHLEHLTVHRPWGSYTVLEEGPGYKVKRVTVKSGGRLSLQMHHQRSEHWVVISGMARVTRGDDVFDLAVGQSTAIPVETQHRLENPGRDTLHIIEVQNGSYLGEDDIVRFKDDYGRTPGNPGS is encoded by the coding sequence ATGCGTCAGTCGGTGTATCCCGTGATCATGGCCGGAGGAAGTGGAACCCGGTTCTGGCCGCTGAGCCGTCATCTGTTTCCAAAGCAGCTGCTTCGGATCATCGGAAAGGAGACACTTATTCAGCAGACCATGCGCCGCGTGGTCAAGGGGGCTGCTCCCGAGCGGGTCATCATTTCCACGAATTCGGCGCAAGCCGACTCGATCCGGGATCAATTGAGCGAATGGAAGGATGCCATCAAAGATAATCTCGTGCTCGAGCCGGAAGGCCGCAATACCGCCCCTGCGATCGGTCTCGTGGCCTTGGAACTCGTGAGACGAGATCCTGAGGCCATCATGCTGGTCGTGCCGGCGGATCACATCGTGAATGGACAAGGCGCGTTCGAAACAGCAGTCACAGCCGCCACGCAACTGGCCCGCGACGGATATTTGGTGACGTTCGGCATCAAGCCGATTCGCCCTGAAACCGGATATGGATATATCAAACCGCGCCGGGAGAAGGTCTTGGTGAGACGCGGTGGATTGAAAGGGCATCCGGTTGAACGGTTCGTGGAAAAACCTGATATGGCGAAAGCCGTGCGTTACGTAAAGGACGGCAACTACTATTGGAACAGCGGCATGTTTGTCTGGCGTGCGGCGACGGTCCTCGGGGAAATCGCGCGCTATCAGCCCGCGCTTCACAAAGGGCTCCAGTGGATCGGGCAACTGCTCGCAAAGGGATCATTGAGAACAGAGATCGAGGATATATACAAACGTCTGCCGTCGGTATCCATCGATACAGGCGTAATGGAGCGTTCGACGAAAGCCGCCATGGTTCCGGTCACGTTCGAATGGTCGGATGTCGGCAGCTGGGGAAGTTTGGACGAGGTGGCACGAAAAGACAAATCGGACAATGTCATTAGCGGTCGCGTCATCGATATCGGAAGCGAGCGGTCGATCATCTACGGAGACCGGCGGGTCGTGGCCACGATCGGGTTGACGGATATGGTGGTGGTCGATACGCCGGATGCTACGCTCGTCTGTCCAAAGTCCCGTGCTCAGGATGTCAAAAAAGTGGTGGAGGTCCTCAAGCAACAGGGAGCGCCGGAGCATCTGGAGCATCTGACCGTCCATCGTCCCTGGGGTTCTTATACCGTCCTTGAGGAGGGGCCGGGATACAAGGTCAAGCGAGTGACGGTGAAATCAGGCGGCCGTCTGTCGCTCCAGATGCACCATCAGAGAAGTGAACATTGGGTCGTGATTTCCGGTATGGCACGAGTGACGAGGGGTGATGACGTCTTTGATCTCGCGGTTGGACAGAGTACGGCGATTCCGGTTGAGACGCAGCACCGTCTGGAAAATCCCGGGCGCGACACGCTCCATATCATCGAGGTCCAGAACGGGTCTTATTTGGGCGAAGACGATATCGTACGATTCAAGGACGATTACGGAAGGACGCCCGGCAATCCCGGGTCGTGA
- the rfbB gene encoding dTDP-glucose 4,6-dehydratase: MNILVTGGAGFIGSHLVRRLVTRGGHSVVNVDALKYSGNLLNVKDLEHDSRYRFVHGDICDRQLIESLIRDHKIEGIINCAAETHVDRSILDPGVFASTDVVGTGILLEEARRAGVKRFLQVSTDEVYGSVEEGSSTEEDRLAPRSPYSASKAGGELLVLSYWTTYRFPVMVTRGSNTYGPNQYPEKFIPLFVTNAIEDQPLPLYGDGRQRRDWLAVQDHCAAIEHVLMYGEAGSVYNVGGGNERENLVVAEELLACLSKPKSLIRFVQDRPGHDRRYSVDCGKINRLGWKPEISFERGLRSTVEWYQQHQPWWQPIKSGAFKQYYEEQYRRRLKEGRTCAS; the protein is encoded by the coding sequence ATGAATATTCTAGTTACCGGGGGAGCGGGATTCATCGGGTCGCATCTGGTCAGGCGCCTCGTCACGCGGGGCGGTCATTCGGTGGTGAATGTGGATGCCCTCAAGTATTCAGGCAATCTGTTGAATGTCAAAGACCTCGAACATGACTCGCGGTACCGGTTTGTTCACGGGGACATTTGTGATCGGCAGCTCATCGAATCGTTGATTCGTGATCATAAGATCGAGGGAATCATCAATTGCGCTGCTGAAACACATGTCGACCGATCAATTCTTGATCCAGGCGTCTTTGCGTCCACCGATGTCGTCGGAACGGGGATTTTGCTCGAAGAAGCCAGACGGGCAGGGGTCAAGAGGTTCTTGCAAGTCAGCACCGACGAGGTTTATGGCAGTGTGGAAGAAGGATCCTCCACCGAGGAGGACCGTCTCGCGCCACGAAGTCCGTATTCGGCCAGCAAGGCAGGGGGGGAACTGCTCGTCTTGAGCTACTGGACGACATATCGATTCCCCGTCATGGTGACACGAGGGAGCAATACCTACGGTCCGAACCAGTATCCAGAGAAATTCATACCTCTCTTCGTGACGAACGCCATCGAGGACCAACCCCTGCCGTTGTACGGAGACGGCCGCCAGCGTCGGGATTGGTTGGCCGTGCAAGACCATTGCGCAGCAATCGAGCACGTACTGATGTATGGAGAGGCCGGGAGCGTGTATAACGTGGGAGGCGGCAACGAACGGGAAAATTTGGTTGTCGCGGAGGAATTACTCGCTTGTTTGTCCAAGCCAAAAAGTCTTATCCGGTTTGTGCAGGATCGTCCCGGCCATGATCGGCGCTACTCAGTTGACTGCGGAAAGATCAACCGCCTGGGCTGGAAACCCGAGATTTCTTTCGAACGGGGGCTTCGGAGTACGGTCGAGTGGTATCAGCAGCATCAGCCATGGTGGCAGCCGATTAAATCCGGAGCATTCAAACAGTATTATGAGGAACAGTATCGCCGGCGTCTCAAGGAAGGCCGTACATGCGCATCTTGA
- the rfbD gene encoding dTDP-4-dehydrorhamnose reductase, translating into MRILITGGRGQLGAALQKVLSDHDIVAKDLPEFDLTDPSSEAQILEANPEVIIHAGAYTNVDGAEREPARATQINRDGTAMVARVAEQLRARLMYVSTDYVFDGTLSRPYEETDQPNPLSIYGRTKYEGEIVALKMCRNTLIVRTAWLYGLTGHNFVKTIMRLAAEKPALDVVADQRGCPTSADDLAAALRDLARSGLTGICHVTNTGDCTWHEFATRIVRLAGFDTEVRPITTAQAGRLARRPAYSVLARRRWVGEHDALPHWHDALERFVKQAISMSLPRP; encoded by the coding sequence ATGCGCATCTTGATCACGGGGGGGCGGGGCCAACTCGGGGCCGCGCTCCAGAAGGTCTTGTCGGACCACGATATCGTTGCAAAGGATTTGCCGGAGTTTGATCTCACGGACCCATCGTCCGAGGCGCAGATCCTGGAGGCGAATCCAGAAGTCATCATCCATGCCGGCGCCTATACAAATGTTGATGGTGCCGAGCGCGAGCCTGCTCGTGCCACACAAATCAACCGCGACGGAACGGCGATGGTCGCGCGTGTGGCTGAACAATTGCGCGCCAGGTTGATGTATGTGTCTACGGATTATGTGTTCGATGGAACGCTGTCACGACCGTACGAAGAAACTGACCAGCCGAATCCCCTTAGCATCTACGGTCGCACGAAGTACGAAGGAGAGATCGTCGCATTGAAGATGTGCCGCAACACACTGATTGTCAGGACCGCATGGCTGTACGGACTGACCGGACACAATTTTGTGAAAACGATTATGCGGCTGGCCGCGGAAAAGCCGGCTCTCGATGTCGTGGCGGATCAACGCGGCTGTCCGACTTCGGCGGATGATCTGGCAGCGGCCTTGCGTGACCTTGCTCGCTCGGGTTTGACGGGAATCTGTCATGTGACGAATACCGGAGATTGTACTTGGCATGAGTTTGCTACGCGAATCGTTCGCCTGGCCGGTTTCGACACAGAGGTTCGACCGATTACTACGGCGCAGGCCGGGCGGTTGGCCCGCCGACCCGCCTATTCGGTGTTGGCACGGCGACGATGGGTGGGCGAGCACGATGCATTGCCGCATTGGCACGATGCGCTCGAACGGTTCGTGAAGCAGGCGATTTCCATGAGTCTGCCCCGCCCTTAA
- a CDS encoding phosphomannomutase/phosphoglucomutase — translation MGLFREYDLRGVVGHELTESIAEQVGRAYCTFVRDRGFKTISVARDGRLSSPGLHKALIKGLLEGGLHVVDIGVCPSPLLYFSLFHLSVDGGIMITGSHNAAEYNGFKICVGKEAIHGESIQDLRRIMESGQFISGSGRLSAHPIIPEYLEYLRKSFSHVNAQRLHIVIDCGNGVAALVAKQALEILGCRVTGLYCDLDGRFPNHHPDPTVLENLQDLMQTVKREKADIGIGYDGDADRIGAIDEHGEVLWGDRLMVVFARDILASRPGSTIISEVKASQCLYDDIAKHGGRPVMWKTGHSLIKSKMKSERAVLAGEMSGHMFFADRYFGYDDAIYASCRLVEILAQASCPLSELVADLPKTAVTPELRDETPDSVKFDLMKRVHDRFSELLRTRAAIGRNGLILRDLVTIDGVRAIFEDGWGLIRASNTQPALVLRFEATSPDRLAIIRSTVEGELAEAKRSLGH, via the coding sequence ATGGGCTTATTTCGGGAATACGATCTCCGCGGCGTTGTGGGACATGAGCTGACAGAATCGATCGCAGAGCAGGTGGGCCGCGCCTATTGCACGTTTGTGCGTGATCGCGGCTTCAAGACCATCTCCGTCGCACGGGACGGCCGATTGAGTTCTCCCGGTCTTCACAAGGCTCTCATAAAGGGACTGCTGGAGGGCGGACTGCATGTCGTGGACATCGGTGTGTGTCCGTCCCCCCTGCTGTACTTCTCATTGTTCCACCTTTCGGTCGACGGCGGGATCATGATCACCGGGAGTCATAATGCCGCGGAGTATAATGGGTTCAAGATCTGCGTCGGCAAAGAAGCTATTCACGGGGAATCGATTCAAGACCTCCGCCGGATCATGGAATCCGGGCAGTTTATCTCCGGAAGCGGGCGGCTGTCTGCACATCCGATCATCCCCGAATACCTTGAGTACCTCAGAAAAAGTTTTTCGCATGTGAATGCGCAACGCCTGCATATCGTGATCGACTGCGGCAACGGCGTTGCTGCGTTGGTTGCCAAACAGGCGCTGGAAATTCTCGGTTGCCGGGTGACGGGATTGTATTGTGATCTGGACGGCCGGTTTCCCAATCATCACCCGGATCCGACCGTATTGGAGAATCTTCAGGATTTAATGCAGACGGTGAAACGAGAGAAGGCCGATATCGGCATCGGGTATGACGGCGATGCCGATCGTATCGGAGCGATCGACGAACATGGCGAGGTGCTGTGGGGCGACCGCCTGATGGTGGTGTTCGCAAGGGATATTCTCGCATCGCGCCCGGGAAGCACGATTATCTCGGAGGTCAAGGCGTCCCAGTGTCTCTATGACGATATCGCCAAGCATGGCGGCAGGCCCGTCATGTGGAAGACCGGTCATTCGCTGATCAAGTCCAAAATGAAGAGTGAGCGGGCCGTGCTGGCCGGAGAGATGTCGGGACATATGTTTTTTGCCGACCGGTATTTTGGATACGACGATGCCATTTACGCATCCTGCCGACTGGTCGAAATCCTGGCGCAGGCCTCCTGTCCGCTTTCAGAACTGGTCGCCGATCTTCCCAAAACGGCCGTGACGCCCGAACTGCGCGATGAAACACCGGATTCCGTCAAATTCGATTTGATGAAGCGCGTCCATGACCGCTTTTCCGAGCTCCTCAGGACCCGTGCAGCCATCGGCCGCAATGGCCTGATCTTGAGGGACCTCGTTACCATTGACGGAGTGAGGGCGATCTTCGAGGACGGCTGGGGGTTGATACGCGCCTCCAATACTCAGCCCGCGTTGGTTTTGCGGTTCGAAGCGACTTCGCCGGACCGCCTGGCGATCATCCGGTCGACCGTTGAAGGCGAACTCGCAGAGGCGAAGCGGTCCTTGGGTCATTAA
- a CDS encoding DUF3108 domain-containing protein, with product MSRHAGERQNRSVSPLVAAILLMVLAELPSALHVLAEDSQARGPVRSGERFTYELSWLNLVAGTAVMEVRDSDENAGRPSFKLVTTAHSSPTVTRFYPIDNRVESTVDRSTFQSERMIFRRREGKRKNDFEYTFHHQDGTVTAVKDGVSETLSIPAGTLDAISCLYYVRALMPLTIGTSQSLNVHHDKKNYKLEVRVEGLETLKGPWGKLQAARLLVIMPFQGIFLNQGNIKVWLTNDDRRIPLRMKAKVVIGSVVAELVNGFASVTPANN from the coding sequence TTGTCCAGGCACGCCGGCGAACGTCAGAACCGGTCCGTTTCCCCGCTCGTCGCAGCCATTCTTCTCATGGTGCTGGCCGAGCTTCCATCCGCTCTCCATGTGCTGGCCGAGGACAGTCAGGCTCGGGGACCGGTTCGTTCCGGTGAGCGATTCACATACGAACTCTCCTGGCTGAATCTCGTTGCGGGTACGGCTGTGATGGAGGTCCGGGATTCGGATGAGAACGCCGGACGCCCGTCATTCAAACTGGTCACAACCGCGCACTCGAGTCCGACCGTGACCAGGTTCTATCCTATAGACAACCGTGTCGAATCCACCGTCGATCGTTCGACGTTCCAGTCGGAGCGGATGATATTCCGGCGCAGGGAGGGGAAGCGAAAGAACGACTTCGAGTATACCTTCCATCATCAAGACGGCACTGTCACCGCAGTGAAAGACGGGGTCTCCGAGACATTGTCGATTCCAGCCGGGACACTGGACGCTATTTCCTGCCTGTATTATGTGCGGGCGCTGATGCCGCTGACGATCGGGACATCGCAGTCGCTGAACGTGCATCATGACAAGAAAAATTACAAACTCGAAGTTCGTGTCGAGGGATTGGAAACGTTGAAGGGACCATGGGGAAAATTGCAAGCAGCCCGGCTCCTCGTGATCATGCCGTTCCAAGGAATTTTTCTCAATCAGGGGAATATCAAGGTCTGGCTCACCAATGACGATCGTCGTATCCCGCTGAGGATGAAGGCGAAGGTCGTGATTGGGTCGGTCGTTGCCGAGCTCGTGAATGGATTTGCTTCCGTCACTCCGGCGAATAATTGA